A region of Larimichthys crocea isolate SSNF chromosome X, L_crocea_2.0, whole genome shotgun sequence DNA encodes the following proteins:
- the LOC109139191 gene encoding lipopolysaccharide-induced tumor necrosis factor-alpha factor homolog gives MESLSKVDEPFPTPPPYFLPDERQTGQDVTIYHIHTPFSPSPAPPSFSFSPTVGCSTQINTPLPASALPPSTPKLKFVSYETELYRSPALTTCPSCQTQVTTQVTYRVGTHAWLMCLVFVLCGLLLGCCLIPLFVKYFKDAYHTCPRCRRVLHIHRKTCCE, from the exons ATGGAGTCATTATCAAAAGTGGATGAGCCGTTTCCTACACCTCCACCGTACTTCTTACCAG atgAAAGGCAAACAGGACAAGATGTGACGATCTACCATATTCACACACCTTTCAGCCCTTCACCAGCACCgccttctttttccttttctcctacAGTTGGCTGCTCCACCCAAATTAACACACCTCTACCAG CGTCTGCTCTCCCTCCGTCTACTCCCAAGCTGAAGTTTGTGAGCTATGAAACAGAGCTGTATCGCTCTCCGGCTCTGACAACATGCCCGTCTTGTCAGACTCAGGTCACCACACAGGTCACATACCGAGTGGGGACTCATGCGTGGCTcatgtgtcttgtgtttgtgttatgcGG GTTGCTGCTTGGATGCTGCCTGATTCCATTATTTGTTAAGTATTTCAAGGATGCCTATCACACATGTCCTCGCTGTCGACGGGTCCTCCACATACACAGGAAGACATGttgtgaatga